The genomic DNA TGACCCACCCGCAGATCAGCGACGCCGCCGTGGTCGGCGAGGTCGGCGCCGACGGCGAGGAGCGGCCCAAGGCGTACGTGGTCCGCGCCTTCGGCTGCGATCTCGCCGAGCAGGAGGTGATCGAGTTCGTCGCCCGGCAGGTCGCCCCGTACAAGAAGGTCCGCGCGGTGGAGTTCCTCGACGCCGTCCCCAAGTCCGCCAGCGGGAAGATCCTCCGGCGGGAGCTGCGCGCCCGCGCCGCCCGGCCGGTCTGAGAGGATCGGGCCCGACCCGCACCGACCGGCAGGAAGCACCGATGACCAGCACCCACGCCGCCTCCCGCACCCCCCAGCAGGACCGCAGCCGCGCCACCCGGCGCCGGCTGCTGGAGGCGGCCGTGGAGTGCCTGGCCGAACTCGGCTGGAACGGCTCCACCGTCGCCGTCGTCGCCGAGCGCGCCGGGGTGACCCGCGGCGCGGCGCAGCACCACTTCCCGACCCGCGAGGACCTGTTCACCGCGGCTGTCGAGCACGTCGCCGCCGAGCGGCTGGCCGCCGTCCGCGCGCACGCGGACGGGCTGCCGGCCGCCGGCCCGGCCCGGACCGAGGCGGTGGTGGAGATGATCGTCCGGCTGTACACCGGGCCGCTGTTCCGCGCCGCCCTCCACCTGTGGGTGGCCGCCGCCACCGAGGCGACGCTGCGGGAGCGGATCGTCACCCTGGAGAACCACGTCGGCCGCGAGGCCCACCGGGCGGCCGTGGAGTTCCTCGGCGCGGACGAGGCCACCCCGGGCGTGCGCGAGACCGTCCAGGCCACCCTCGACCTCGCCCGCGGCCTCGGCCTCGCCAACCTCCTCACCGACGACGCCCCCCGCCGCAAGGGCATCGTCCAGCACTGGTCGTCCCTCCTGGAGTCCGTCCTCCACCCGACCGGCTGACACCGGGCCGGAGCCCGCCGCGGCCCGCCGGTCGGCGGCTGCGGCGCCGGGGGCTCCCGTCGCCGTCGTGCGGGTCGGCCGCCGGGCGTTCGGCCGCCACTCCGACGTGTCCCGCGGGTCGCCGGACGGCGGTGGGCCGTGCAGTCTGGGTGGGAACCGGATTGGGCCGGGTCACGGTGGGAAGGAACCGGGCGGGTGATTGACTGATCATGCACGGTTTCGAGCACTCCGCATCGACGCCCGGCCGCGACGCGGCGGGCGCCGCTTCCGCGCGCCTGGCCGGCCACCGCCTCGTCCCGCTCGCCACCGCCCTGGTCCAGGACGACGGCCGGGTGCTGCACTGGAGCGAGGAGGCGGAGGCGCTCACCGGCTGGCCCGCCGCCGA from Kitasatospora terrestris includes the following:
- a CDS encoding TetR/AcrR family transcriptional regulator; the encoded protein is MTSTHAASRTPQQDRSRATRRRLLEAAVECLAELGWNGSTVAVVAERAGVTRGAAQHHFPTREDLFTAAVEHVAAERLAAVRAHADGLPAAGPARTEAVVEMIVRLYTGPLFRAALHLWVAAATEATLRERIVTLENHVGREAHRAAVEFLGADEATPGVRETVQATLDLARGLGLANLLTDDAPRRKGIVQHWSSLLESVLHPTG